One genomic region from Antedon mediterranea chromosome 3, ecAntMedi1.1, whole genome shotgun sequence encodes:
- the LOC140044821 gene encoding phospholipid scramblase 1-like, whose protein sequence is MDEPVVKQPINVGDVRTDYGVTGSIPRGLEYLSQVDQVLIHQTVELLEVFTGWECKNRYEIKNTLGQQIYFAMEESTCLMRQCCKNGREFYIHITDNSGQEVLRGYHPFRCCQGCCCCANNDYCAMDIVLEAPVGNKVGFLRQRKFCCSPRFELLDAHDRPIFDIQGPCCCKMIQCPCGCTGDVDLDIIDSKSKEKVGAYTKQWSGVVKEWFTKADNFSVQFPMDLDVNLKAALIAGFFLIEVMFFDYNGGGN, encoded by the exons ATGGATGAACCA GTTGTTAAACAACCGATAAACGTAGGTGATGTCCGCACAGACTATGGAGTAACCGGTTCCATTCCACGAGGACTGGAATATCTGTCTCAGGTGGATCAAGTTCTAATTCACCAAACGGTAGAACTGTTGGAAG TTTTCACTGGATGGGAATGTAAAAACCGGTATGAAATTAAGAACACGTTGGGACAGCAGATCTACTTTGCAATGGAAG aGTCAACATGCTTAATGCGCCAATGCTGTAAAAATGGTCGGGAGTTTTATATACACATTACAGACAATAGCGGCCAG GAAGTTTTGAGAGGCTATCATCCATTTCGCTGTTGTCAAGGATGCTGTTGCTGTGCTAACAACGACTACTGCGCAATGGACATCGTTTTGGAGGCGCCAGTTGGTAACAAGGTCGGCTTCCTAAGGCAGAG GAAGTTCTGCTGTTCGCCTCGCTTTGAGTTACTGGATGCGCATGACCGTCCGATCTTTGATATTCAAGGACCGTGTTGCTGTAAAATGATCCAATGCCCATGTGGCTGTACTGGTGATGTTGATTTGGAt ataattgattCAAAGAGCAAGGAAAAAGTCGGAGCCTATACCAAACAATGGTCTGGGGTTGTGAAGGAGTGGTTCACTAAGGCAGACAATTTCAGTGTTCAGT TTCCTATGGATTTGGATGTAAACTTAAAAGCTGCCCTCATCGCTGGCTTTTTCTTAATA gAAGTGATGTTCTTTGATTACAACGGCGGTGGCAATTAA